The following proteins are co-located in the Verrucomicrobiota bacterium genome:
- a CDS encoding AMP-binding protein, giving the protein MPVDPSAIKAAQDKLDAHAREIVQWHFSPETGCPFWLDWAKKAGWNPANEVKGFSDLLRFPHFQDEWLRDLQPDVWVPNAFKGRPYNIFETGGTTGMPKQRIGWNDYKVDYEEFSAKISDAHFPRGGAWLMVGPTGPRRLRLAIEHLANFRGSSCYFVDLDPRWVKRVISEKKGEIAKAYMEHVVDQAITILKHRKVTGLFTTPKLLEALGEKTDLWEAGIRGVFCGGTSMSPQYVRFLIEEVLENRIGFYPTYGNTLMGLAASVPLKPEDNFSITYYAPQPRAVVRVVDPKQTDQVKNYGEWGRVELTTLTKEFFMPRFLERDEAIRRPPREPYAWDGVGDVRPFGAMEKQIVEGVY; this is encoded by the coding sequence ATGCCCGTTGATCCCTCCGCCATCAAAGCCGCTCAAGACAAACTCGACGCCCACGCGCGTGAAATCGTGCAGTGGCACTTTTCACCGGAAACCGGATGCCCCTTCTGGCTCGACTGGGCCAAGAAGGCTGGTTGGAATCCAGCCAATGAGGTGAAAGGCTTTAGCGACCTGCTCCGCTTTCCGCATTTCCAGGACGAGTGGCTGCGCGACCTTCAGCCCGACGTGTGGGTGCCCAACGCGTTCAAAGGGCGGCCTTACAATATTTTTGAGACCGGCGGCACCACCGGCATGCCCAAGCAGCGCATCGGCTGGAACGACTACAAGGTCGATTATGAGGAATTCTCGGCGAAGATTTCCGACGCCCATTTCCCGCGCGGCGGCGCGTGGCTGATGGTCGGCCCCACGGGACCGCGCCGGCTCCGGCTCGCGATCGAACACCTGGCCAACTTCCGCGGCAGTTCCTGCTATTTCGTCGATCTCGACCCGCGCTGGGTAAAAAGAGTGATCAGCGAAAAGAAGGGGGAAATCGCCAAAGCTTACATGGAACACGTCGTGGACCAGGCGATCACGATCCTGAAGCACCGTAAAGTCACGGGGCTTTTTACCACGCCCAAATTGCTCGAAGCGCTCGGAGAAAAGACCGACCTCTGGGAAGCCGGCATTCGCGGCGTCTTCTGCGGCGGCACCTCAATGTCCCCGCAGTACGTGCGTTTCCTGATTGAGGAAGTTCTCGAAAACCGCATCGGCTTCTATCCGACTTACGGCAACACGTTGATGGGGTTGGCCGCCAGTGTTCCCTTGAAACCGGAGGACAACTTTTCGATCACGTATTACGCCCCGCAGCCGCGCGCCGTCGTGCGCGTCGTCGATCCGAAGCAAACCGATCAGGTTAAGAATTACGGCGAGTGGGGCCGCGTCGAGTTGACGACGTTGACGAAGGAATTCTTCATGCCGCGCTTCCTCGAACGCGACGAAGCGATCCGCCGCCCTCCGCGCGAACCCTATGCCTGGGACGGCGTCGGCGACGTTCGCCCGTTCGGCGCGATGGAAAAACAGATCGTCGAAGGCGTGTATTGA